The nucleotide sequence ttggatgtgaaaggtggcattcggatttttgcagataaagttaggtgacaccttcagtaataataattgacttatgctccttctcaaatatgtccggaagattaataaaaaaatttaaatatttaaaaatttcgaaaaacgtcgatttttttctgctttctttgcttataactttaaaacgattctttttggaacaaagtcgtacagaaataaaataaaggtaattgaattttgtatgatatacgactggtcaaaaatgtcttaaattattaccttttctgcaatatagcaataaatacaaaataagggagcAAAATACGCCGGTTAaattgttattcaatgtttttaaccactttgttggcagttagaaccttagtaattcgcttaggaaattctttgtaacatacttaaaccgtgtaccaaatttcattaaaatcgacctaatagattttgcataataaatttgcaatctaaatatttttaaaaaagttcaaattttttaaaatctttctgaacaaaaagtagaccatttagaagttggctaattttttttacatatatagaggtgctctacctatctaatacactttacagaattaaaatcgggttatttaaggggcctcagcaatgttttaaacttataaacaattttttggcttataaacaaatagctttgtttaataataataataataataatgactttattgctttttttcaaaaaaaaatacaaactagacaaaacagtaataattataataaagcaaaaggcgacgttcgctattagatgatgttcctagaaacaccagctaagaagcgctcttccacgtaaccgtaataataaaaaaattattttttagcaaaaataattaaaaccggtataatttggcttaaattttcaaatgctgtcagcagaattgctattttattttttaatcaaaagttattcgcgttcaaaaattgcaatttttcgattttttgaaagttccactgcgtttatcccgaaaactatgtatcctacgaaaaaacttgtaggaacattttttgcttagaattacccaagaaatacaaaaaaatatactattttgcgaaaaatcgatgttatataattcctcaagatctttgtttataacaatcttatcgacatccggatcaactgttatccaaaaaaatcgtgttctacgggtcaaaaaatacataaaaatcttgggtaatttgtttataagccaaaaaattgtttataactttaagacattgctgaggctgcttaaataatccgatttcaattctgtaaagtgtattagataggtggagtgcttctttatatgtaaaaaaattgacaaatctttgtatgttctagtttttgttgtgcaagattttaaaaaattttaaatttttaaaaaaagtttagattgcaaaattattattcaaaatctagtaagtcaattttaatgaaatttggtgtacggttttagcacattacaaaaatgttctaagcgaattaggaaggttccaagtgtaacctaagtgatggaaaatcattgaataaggacagacttgttttgcccccttattttatatttattgctattttgaagcaagggtgataaattaagacatttttaaccaatcgcatctgatagaaaatttaattatctttgttttattcctatacgactttgttccaaaatgaatcgttttaaagttataagcaaaaaaagtaaaaagaaaacgaaattttttgaaatttttaaatattttattttttttttattaatgttccgggcatatttgagaaggagcataaatcaattattattaacgaagttatcacctaactttatccgcaaaaatctgaatgccacctctcacatccacctaaaaacagatccttactggtctattatacataataaaatagtattgaaataatcaaaaataaatgtttttttaatagaTATTTGAGCGTGTGAGTTCAatcatttttataaatttatcACAGATAGTTCTGAAATAATTTTATGATGTTAACCATTTTGTCATTAAGCTAcaaattaatatcaaaatagtTTATATCAtctaataaaaacatattttttagaaAGACGTTAAACATTCAAAGGAtaaaaagaaattatataaaatcagaaaaaaatgtctCGTGTGAAGTTTGTCACAAATATTTTAAGAATACCAGTAAGCTGAACGTGCATCTTCTAGCTCATAGCTCTCACCGTCCATATTCTTGCGAATTTTGCACGAAGACCTTTAAAAGAAAACACGACGTTTCAATACATCAAAAAGTGCATGGCGTGTTTACTTCCTACTTACAATGTGAAATCTGTTTCAAGAAATTAAAGTCCAAAAGTTCTTATGTGATTCACAAAAAACGACATCTCAAAGTATATGTCGCCGAATGTGATATTTGTAACCAAGGATTCGTGACCAGGCAAGAGTACAACAACCATATGGGATTTAAACATGGCACGAGTCGGTTTGTTTGTAATGTTTGCAATACAACTTGCTACGATAAATCTGCTCTGATTAGTCATATGGGAAGACACAACGATAGCACCAAATCTGTTTGTGAGACGTGTGGCAAGAAATTGTACTCCAAAGTTACTCTTCAGGAGCACATTGTGGCAGTACATCAAGGTCTTAAGCCTCATAAGTGTGACATTTGTGAGCTGTCTTTCGCGAATAGGCTCACTCTCAGGCAACACAAACGCACGCACACTGGTGAAAAGCCTTACACATGTACATATTGTCCTAGAGCCTTTACTCAAAGCCACAGTTTGAAGATTCATCTGAGGACTCACACTGGAGAGAAGCCTGAGATATGCAATATTTGCCAAAGTGGTTTCACTACGAAGACGATATTGAGGACAcatatgaaaaataaacataagcTTGTTGATGGTGGTGTAAAAGTTGAGTTGCCTTCAACTTAAAATAAATATGGTCTTATTATTTGTGGATAGAGTCATCATTTACCTTATCCTTACTTAGGCTTTCCTTACTTTTTTACCCTTTAACACTTGTAACGGGTAGCTCAACCTgcgtaaaacacaggttaaaaacaaagtaaatatatgtaagttatttatataaagttcaaaataaataaaataaaatataattctatcttTTGCAAAGGAAAAATAATATACTTATTACTTTCATCAAaacataatagtaatattaaaacGATACAATACACAACAGAATATAGGTATACCATAGCACTTTCTCTACACGGAATCAACCTATCTACACATTCAGACTGGAAGCCATCGCATTTCAATCCAATGCGATAACATTAAACAGCGACACACAGTCACCGTCCATCGCCACTACCGCTCCCTGCGCTAACGGTTCCGGTAGAACGCCACGCCAATACTGACGCGCCCACCTTGGCAAAGTACCGGCTCAACCCACCGCATCTCTGCCATTGAGCTATTCTTAATTCAATACGCCAAGAATAACTGATTTTACGATTCTCCTCCTCGTCTTAAATACGGTCTCGGTGCCACTTCTCCTTTGCTTTCGCCTAGTGGGATATGTAGAGGGGATGCGTCAACATGAATACTCCTTCGATCATCTACGCTTGACCTGCCGATCGCTAGCTGTGGGCATCATATCATTACACACTACCACATAACAAACTTGCTGACAAATATTTGATTGCCTTGTATTATTTCATTgattgcatattattaccaaacAATATTACTGCCAAAGATACCTTTGATTAAAATAATGCTCAAACATCTCGGTACATTCTTACCTAACGAGCGATTGGTGAAGTTTAGAAGAATCTGCCAAAGGCTTAAAAGTACTTTTAATCCTTTTAGTGAGAGTTTTcaatacaaataaataattaGGTTTTGCTTATCCAACCGATACTTTTAATACGCAATTCAAAAAACAACTATATCAGTTTGTGTAAACATATAAGTGAAAGCTTGTTATAATTCGAGAGAACTTGTGTAAAATCATTTTTATAGGTATAGCAGAATTTGATGTGTCAATGTAGCCTTGTTTTTGAAGGCTaaaattaaaagatttaagatcagtcgaattttcaaatacagggtgtttcattaataattgtccatttagtaactggagaaaccttagcacaaaatacgaagatttaacctaaaacacttaaataaaatgtggttccttactaagttacagggtgttttatctaaaaatttaaaaactatttttgctcagcattttaaaactattcgacgtatccttttcgtaTTTGGCACAAAGTATAGGTAccgtacaaactactaaattatgttaaacaaacgtttgtgtctattaccagaggcgtacgacgggggaaagtgaatggttgactctttcacaattctacgccactggcgtagttctattttagttcaatttttggattctccaatactttctatgaaaataatgtactcttcattcgtaacgaaaagtcattagttttcgagatctttgaagttaaaaatgaaacgaaacggttattttgattaatgtattgtgtcgcttcgtttttagtttcaaatatctcgaaaactaatcattttatcgttacgaataaagagtatattatttccataacaagtattgaaaaatcaaaaaattacactaaaatagcaatttagtcagtggcgtagaatttgggaagggtcaaccagccactatcccctgtcgtacgcctctggtagtagctagaaacgtttatttatcttaatttattagggtgtacagtacctacactttctgccaagtatgataaggatacgccaaatgtttttaaagtactgggtacaaataagttttaaattttaatcatatgaatcatatcataaattaataaaaataactgtgccgtttcatatttaacttcaagtatctcgtaaactaatgactttatcgttaccaatgaggagtatattatttacgtagtaagtattggaaaatctaaaatggcactaaaatagtaattccaccagttgcgtagaatttgagaagggtcaaccatttactatcccctgtcgtacgcctctggtagtagctagaaacgtttgtttatcacagtttagtagggtgtatagtagtggcactttctgccaagtatgaaaaggatacgtcgaatagttttaaaatgccgagcaaaaatagttttaaaatttttagataaaactcagtaaggaaccacattttatttaaatgttttgggttaaatcttcgtattttgtgcttagtttctccagttactatatggacaattattaatgaaacaccctgtatagtagatattgttttattatgttgtcccaaacaattattaaattttggcAAAATAATATcggaaaaaacccattttttttaaTCCGATATAGATTCCATGAGGTGGCATTTGACCTATTCCAGTGCAACTTTACAGATCTATTGTGGTTCTTTAATCCTAGATCATAAATCTGACATATCAACTTTTGGCATACTATTACAGTATATATTTATCTAACCTGTCCTTGTTTTAGGGTTGATTCAAAAGTTAAAGTCGAATTACTAGAGGACGATATCACCAATCTGCAGTGTTGTGACACTTGTGGAAAGATCTTTCCAGACAAGAGAAAGCTCAAAAAGCACCAAATCTCACATAGTACCTTACGTCCTTACTCCTGTTCTATATGCAAGAAGGCATTCCGCAGAAAGCATGAAGTATCAACCCACATGAACGTCCATAATGGTCTATCTTTCGAATGCGACATTTGCTCGAAAGTCCTAAAGTCCAAAGGATCCTTGATAATCCACAAGAAGAGGCATTTGAAGCTTTTTACAGCTAAATGTGAAGTGTGTGACCAAGGGTTTGTTACCAATCAAGAATATTTGAACCATGTAGGTTCTAAACATGGCAACGCGAATCATGTATGTAATGTGTGTGGTAGAAGCTGTTATGATAAAGCTACACTACAGGGACATATGCAGCGTCACGCTACAGGCTACTCAAACAACTCTGACATCAAATGCGACATTTGCAACAAGACTTTCCTTCAAGAACGTTACTTGAAACACCACTACCAACGAGTACACAAAAATGGCGGCCTGCGTTTTGTCTGCGACCTCTGTGGTAAAAAGGTGAACTCCAAACGCAGCCTCAGGGATCATCTACTCATTCACCAAGGGCTGAAACCTATTGAATGCAAGGAGTGTGGAAGAGGATTTGCTTTAAGGTCCACGCTGAAACTCCACATGCGTGTCCATACTGGAGATAGACCATACGAATGCAAGGAATGTGGCAAATGCTTTACGCAGAAGACACCCTTAACGGTGCATATGCGATACCATACAGGGGAGAGACCTTATAGGTGTACCATATGCGATACTGGATTTGTCAGTAAAGGGGCTTTGAATATTCATCAGAAGAACAAACACAGTACAGCCTAgatattattattttcaatataaCAGTCATAAAGTTTATAAACATGTATATCTTTTATACAAaaaactaatctcataatttaattattataccgCATTTCTTAATGCCTAATAGCATTATACGTTCAGAGGAAGAATTATTTCCTTATATAGGGATCAGAATAATTACA is from Diabrotica virgifera virgifera chromosome 9, PGI_DIABVI_V3a and encodes:
- the LOC114324996 gene encoding zinc finger protein 615-like, whose translation is MGRHNDSTKSVCETCGKKLYSKVTLQEHIVAVHQGLKPHKCDICELSFANRLTLRQHKRTHTGEKPYTCTYCPRAFTQSHSLKIHLRTHTGEKPEICNICQSGFTTKTILRTHMKNKHKVDSKVKVELLEDDITNLQCCDTCGKIFPDKRKLKKHQISHSTLRPYSCSICKKAFRRKHEVSTHMNVHNGLSFECDICSKVLKSKGSLIIHKKRHLKLFTAKCEVCDQGFVTNQEYLNHVGSKHGNANHVCNVCGRSCYDKATLQGHMQRHATGYSNNSDIKCDICNKTFLQERYLKHHYQRVHKNGGLRFVCDLCGKKVNSKRSLRDHLLIHQGLKPIECKECGRGFALRSTLKLHMRVHTGDRPYECKECGKCFTQKTPLTVHMRYHTGERPYRCTICDTGFVSKGALNIHQKNKHSTA